A single region of the Acetivibrio cellulolyticus CD2 genome encodes:
- a CDS encoding NADH-ubiquinone oxidoreductase-F iron-sulfur binding region domain-containing protein codes for MQLYRSHVLVCGGTGCTSSNSEKIISEFNVQLANNNLQNEVKIVKTGCFGLCAQGPIVVVYPEGAMYTMVKVEDIKEITEEHLLKGRIVKRLLHNETHDEGEAKSLDGVEFFKRQMRIALRNCGIINPENIDEYIAYDGYKALAKVLTELKPTDVVDTLKKSGLRGRGGGGFPTGLKWEFAAKQPEGQKYVCCNADEGDPGAFMDRSVLEGDPHSVIEAMAIAGYAIGSNQGYIYVRAEYPIAVKRLQIAIEQAKEYGLLGKNIFGTDFSFDLEIRLGAGAFVCGEETALMTSIEGHRGEPRPRPPFPAVKGLWEKPTILNNVETYANIPMIILKGAEWFSSIGTEKSKGTKVFAVGGKINNTGLVEIPMGTTLREVLYDIGGGIPNGKKFKAAQTGGPSGGCIPASHIDTPIDYDSLIQLGSMMGSGGLIVMDEDNCMVDIAKFFLEFTVDESCGKCPPCRIGTKRMLEILERITEGKGEIGDIEKLEILAKNIKASALCGLGQTAPNPVLSTLKYFKDEYMAHVIDKKCPAGVCKSMMKYVINAETCKSCGICAKQCPVGAISGEKKVPYVIDQNKCVKCGVCMEKCPFKAISKNV; via the coding sequence ATGCAATTATATAGATCGCATGTTCTGGTTTGCGGTGGTACGGGTTGTACCTCTTCAAATTCAGAGAAGATAATAAGTGAGTTCAATGTACAGCTTGCAAATAACAATCTTCAAAATGAAGTAAAGATAGTAAAGACAGGATGTTTCGGTCTTTGTGCTCAGGGACCAATTGTTGTTGTATACCCTGAAGGTGCTATGTATACAATGGTGAAGGTTGAAGATATTAAGGAAATTACCGAAGAGCACCTCTTAAAAGGTAGAATAGTTAAGAGATTGCTTCATAATGAAACACATGATGAGGGTGAAGCAAAATCCTTAGATGGCGTTGAGTTTTTCAAAAGGCAGATGAGAATTGCATTAAGAAACTGTGGTATTATAAACCCTGAAAATATTGACGAGTATATAGCATATGACGGATATAAGGCTCTTGCTAAAGTGTTGACAGAGTTAAAACCTACAGATGTTGTTGATACACTTAAAAAATCAGGACTTCGTGGAAGAGGGGGCGGAGGATTCCCAACCGGACTTAAATGGGAATTTGCTGCAAAACAGCCTGAAGGACAGAAATATGTATGCTGTAATGCTGACGAAGGAGATCCAGGTGCGTTCATGGACAGAAGTGTTCTTGAAGGGGACCCACACTCCGTTATTGAAGCAATGGCTATAGCAGGATATGCAATTGGATCAAACCAAGGTTATATATATGTAAGAGCTGAGTACCCTATAGCAGTAAAAAGACTTCAAATAGCTATAGAGCAAGCTAAAGAATATGGCCTTTTAGGAAAAAATATATTTGGAACAGATTTTAGCTTTGATCTTGAAATCAGACTTGGTGCAGGAGCTTTCGTTTGTGGTGAGGAAACAGCTCTTATGACTTCTATTGAAGGTCATAGAGGTGAGCCAAGACCAAGGCCTCCATTCCCTGCTGTTAAGGGTTTGTGGGAAAAGCCTACTATACTCAATAATGTTGAAACCTATGCAAATATACCAATGATTATATTAAAGGGTGCTGAATGGTTCTCTAGCATAGGAACTGAAAAGAGTAAGGGAACAAAAGTTTTTGCAGTAGGTGGAAAGATAAATAATACAGGACTTGTTGAAATTCCTATGGGTACTACCTTAAGGGAAGTATTATATGATATCGGCGGGGGAATACCTAATGGTAAGAAGTTTAAAGCTGCTCAGACAGGTGGACCTTCAGGCGGATGTATCCCTGCAAGCCATATAGATACACCTATTGATTACGATTCATTAATTCAGTTGGGATCTATGATGGGTTCCGGTGGACTTATAGTTATGGATGAAGACAACTGTATGGTTGATATCGCTAAGTTCTTCCTTGAGTTTACTGTTGATGAATCCTGTGGTAAATGTCCTCCATGCCGTATCGGAACTAAGAGGATGTTGGAAATCCTTGAAAGAATAACTGAAGGAAAGGGAGAAATTGGAGATATTGAAAAGCTTGAAATTCTTGCAAAGAATATCAAGGCTTCAGCTCTCTGCGGACTTGGGCAGACTGCTCCAAACCCTGTTCTTAGCACATTGAAATACTTCAAGGATGAATATATGGCTCATGTTATAGACAAGAAATGTCCTGCAGGAGTATGTAAGTCAATGATGAAGTATGTTATAAATGCTGAAACCTGTAAGAGCTGCGGTATCTGTGCAAAACAGTGTCCTGTTGGCGCTATCAGTGGAGAAAAGAAAGTACCTTATGTTATTGATCAAAACAAATGTGTTAAATGTGGAGTTTGTATGGAAAAATGTCCATTCAAAGCCATATCTAAAAACGTTTAA
- a CDS encoding SPFH domain-containing protein, whose amino-acid sequence MLGFRFIKFQPSEYVLMYRNGRVVKEGSGISFYYYAPTTSIVVLPVGSIDAPFIFEEVTSDFQTVTVQGQITFRIVDQKKIAELLNYTLDMKGKSYASDDPQKLPQRVINIVRVLTKKTLEGLQLKDAIKSSEALAKGILNEIRQNGEIELLGIEILGLSILAILPNKETARALEAETREQILRKADEAVYERRNSSIEQERRVKENEYNTEIAVENKKRQVKETQLEAERAVQQKKHQLTEEQINFETTLEEKKKGLIELAVENSNAQADAKAYELSAVMKALEGIDPNVIQSLASIGMQPNKLIAMAFQELAEKAGQIGQLNITPDLLQELMRE is encoded by the coding sequence ATGTTAGGATTCAGGTTTATAAAGTTTCAGCCAAGTGAATACGTACTTATGTATAGGAATGGCAGGGTAGTTAAAGAGGGTTCAGGGATATCATTTTATTACTATGCTCCAACTACGTCTATTGTTGTCCTTCCAGTAGGGAGTATAGATGCACCTTTCATTTTTGAAGAGGTGACCTCAGACTTCCAAACGGTTACTGTCCAAGGTCAAATTACATTCAGAATAGTTGATCAAAAGAAAATAGCTGAACTTCTTAACTATACCCTTGATATGAAAGGCAAGAGCTATGCATCAGATGATCCACAAAAGCTTCCGCAAAGGGTCATAAATATTGTCAGAGTTCTGACTAAGAAAACACTTGAGGGATTGCAGCTGAAGGATGCAATAAAATCCAGTGAGGCATTAGCTAAGGGAATATTGAATGAAATTAGACAAAATGGAGAGATAGAGCTTCTGGGGATTGAAATATTAGGTCTTTCAATACTTGCTATACTGCCCAATAAAGAAACTGCAAGAGCATTAGAAGCTGAAACCAGGGAGCAAATTCTAAGGAAAGCCGACGAAGCTGTTTATGAAAGGCGAAATTCATCTATTGAGCAAGAGCGGCGTGTTAAAGAAAATGAATATAATACTGAGATTGCAGTAGAAAACAAGAAAAGGCAGGTTAAGGAAACTCAACTTGAGGCTGAAAGAGCTGTGCAGCAGAAAAAACACCAGCTTACAGAGGAACAGATAAACTTTGAAACCACGCTTGAGGAGAAAAAGAAGGGGCTTATTGAACTTGCTGTCGAGAATTCTAATGCACAAGCCGATGCAAAAGCATATGAATTATCAGCGGTAATGAAAGCTCTAGAAGGCATAGATCCTAACGTGATACAATCTCTTGCAAGCATTGGAATGCAGCCTAATAAGCTTATTGCAATGGCTTTCCAGGAACTGGCTGAAAAGGCAGGGCAGATAGGTCAGCTTAATATAACACCTGATTTACTTCAGGAATTAATGAGGGAATGA
- a CDS encoding GH1 family beta-glucosidase — protein sequence MKKIEFPKDFIWGSATASYQVEGAYDKDGKGESIWDRFSHTPGKIENNDTGDVACDHYHRYEDDIKLIKELGLKSYRYSIAWPRIFPDGNGKPNPKGMDFYKRLTNLLLENGITPAATLYHWDLPQKLQDKGGWTNRDTIEYFQEYSSFVFKNLGDVVPMWFTHNEPFVVAFLGHALGSHAPGETDTAMSLDVAHNILVSHGKVISLYRDMNYNGKIGIALNLSHKYPASQKEEDVKAAWLSDGILNRWYLDPLFKGSYPKDVIEHYSRRNINFTCSEEDLKIIKQPIDFLAFNTYEPEFVKYNEETEFVGINSELDNLEKTEMGWIVYPQGLYDLLKRLDKDYGKPNLIISENGAAFKDVIDGDGNIRDDRRINYIYEHLASSHRAIEEGVNLKGYYVWSLMDNFEWGFGYSKRFGLIHVDFDTLKRTIKQSGYWYKNVIENNGI from the coding sequence ATGAAGAAAATAGAATTTCCAAAAGATTTCATATGGGGATCTGCAACAGCATCTTATCAAGTTGAAGGCGCATATGACAAAGATGGTAAAGGAGAATCAATTTGGGATCGTTTCAGCCACACCCCTGGCAAAATCGAAAACAATGATACTGGAGACGTTGCCTGCGACCACTATCATCGGTATGAAGACGATATAAAGTTAATAAAGGAACTGGGACTAAAGTCATATAGATACTCTATTGCTTGGCCAAGAATATTTCCTGACGGAAATGGAAAACCAAACCCTAAAGGAATGGATTTTTACAAAAGACTCACCAATCTACTTCTCGAAAACGGAATAACACCTGCAGCAACTCTTTATCATTGGGATCTGCCTCAAAAGCTTCAAGATAAAGGCGGATGGACAAACCGGGATACTATAGAATATTTTCAGGAGTATTCATCCTTTGTTTTTAAAAATTTAGGAGATGTTGTTCCTATGTGGTTTACTCATAATGAACCATTTGTTGTGGCATTCCTTGGGCATGCGCTTGGCTCTCATGCACCTGGCGAAACCGACACCGCAATGTCACTTGATGTTGCGCACAATATATTGGTATCACATGGTAAGGTTATATCACTTTACAGAGACATGAATTATAATGGCAAAATCGGCATTGCTCTTAACTTATCTCATAAATACCCAGCGTCCCAAAAGGAAGAAGACGTAAAAGCTGCATGGTTATCAGACGGCATTCTGAATAGATGGTACCTTGATCCATTATTCAAGGGCAGTTACCCTAAGGATGTCATAGAACATTATTCCAGAAGAAATATCAATTTCACATGTTCAGAGGAAGATTTAAAAATAATTAAACAGCCGATAGATTTCCTGGCTTTTAACACCTATGAGCCAGAATTTGTTAAATACAATGAAGAAACTGAGTTTGTTGGAATAAATAGTGAGCTTGATAATTTGGAAAAAACGGAAATGGGTTGGATAGTTTATCCTCAAGGTTTATATGATTTACTCAAACGTCTTGACAAAGACTATGGAAAACCAAATCTTATTATAAGCGAAAACGGTGCTGCTTTCAAAGATGTGATCGATGGTGATGGAAACATCAGGGATGACCGAAGAATCAATTACATTTATGAGCATTTAGCATCATCCCATAGAGCAATTGAGGAAGGCGTAAATTTAAAAGGCTATTATGTATGGTCATTGATGGACAACTTTGAATGGGGCTTTGGTTACTCAAAAAGATTCGGATTAATCCACGTGGATTTTGACACTTTGAAAAGGACTATTAAACAAAGCGGTTACTGGTATAAAAATGTCATAGAAAACAACGGAATATAA
- a CDS encoding NADH-dependent [FeFe] hydrogenase, group A6, translating to MEMVNITIDSRKLQVPKNYTVLEAARSANIEIPTLCFLKDINEIGACRMCVVEIKGARSLQAACVYPVSEGLEIYTQSPAVREARKVTLELILSNHDKKCLTCVRSKNCELQTLAEELNIKDIRFEGESCNLPLDDFSPSIVRDPNKCVLCRRCVSMCKNVQQVSVIDTNERGFKSIVSSAFNKSLNEVPCTICGQCINVCPVGALKEKDDTDKVWSALANPDLHVVVQTAPAVRVALGEEFGMPIGSRVTSNMVAALRRLGFSKVFDTDTAADLTIMEEGTEVINRIKNGGKLPVITSCSPGWIKFCEHNYPEFLENLSTCKSPHEMFGAVLKSYYAQKEGIDPAKVFVVSIMPCTAKKFEAARPELAATGYADVDVVLTTRELARMIKEAGIDFTNVSEEHFDDPMGDASGAGVIFGATGGVMEAALRTVAEVLSGQSIENVEYEQVRGVEGIKEASVKVGDLTLKAAVAHGLGNARKLLDKIKAGEADYHFVEIMACPGGCVNGGGQPIQPSNVRSWTDLRTERAKAIYEEDRELPIRKSHENPKVKALYEEYLGEPGGHKSHELLHTHYAKRDNYPVE from the coding sequence ATGGAAATGGTTAATATTACTATAGATTCCCGTAAGCTTCAAGTTCCTAAAAACTATACCGTGTTGGAAGCTGCTAGATCTGCCAACATTGAAATACCAACTCTTTGCTTCTTGAAGGATATAAATGAGATTGGTGCTTGTCGTATGTGTGTTGTTGAAATCAAGGGTGCAAGAAGTCTTCAGGCTGCTTGTGTTTATCCTGTTTCAGAAGGACTTGAAATATATACTCAATCTCCTGCAGTTAGGGAGGCAAGAAAAGTTACACTTGAACTTATATTGTCAAATCATGACAAGAAGTGTCTAACTTGTGTAAGAAGCAAAAACTGCGAACTTCAAACATTGGCTGAAGAACTTAACATAAAGGACATCAGGTTCGAAGGTGAGTCATGTAATTTGCCACTGGACGATTTTTCTCCTTCAATAGTAAGAGATCCTAATAAATGCGTACTGTGTAGAAGATGCGTAAGCATGTGTAAAAATGTACAGCAGGTATCCGTAATTGATACAAATGAAAGAGGATTTAAGTCTATAGTGTCATCAGCATTTAACAAGTCATTGAATGAAGTGCCTTGTACAATATGCGGACAGTGTATAAATGTTTGCCCTGTTGGCGCTTTAAAGGAAAAGGATGATACTGATAAAGTTTGGAGCGCATTGGCTAATCCTGACTTGCATGTTGTAGTTCAGACTGCACCAGCTGTAAGGGTAGCTTTGGGTGAAGAATTCGGTATGCCTATAGGCTCAAGGGTAACAAGCAATATGGTTGCTGCATTGAGACGTTTAGGTTTTAGTAAGGTATTTGACACTGATACAGCTGCAGACCTTACAATTATGGAAGAGGGAACAGAAGTAATTAACAGGATAAAGAACGGTGGAAAGCTCCCTGTTATAACTTCATGCAGTCCGGGTTGGATTAAATTCTGCGAACACAATTATCCTGAGTTTTTGGAAAACTTGTCAACCTGTAAGTCACCGCATGAAATGTTTGGTGCAGTTCTGAAATCTTATTATGCACAAAAAGAAGGTATAGATCCTGCAAAGGTTTTTGTTGTATCCATCATGCCATGTACAGCTAAGAAATTTGAGGCTGCTAGACCAGAGCTTGCTGCAACAGGTTATGCCGATGTTGATGTAGTTCTTACAACAAGAGAACTTGCTAGAATGATCAAAGAAGCAGGTATTGACTTTACAAACGTTTCTGAAGAACATTTTGATGATCCTATGGGAGATGCTTCCGGTGCAGGTGTTATTTTCGGTGCAACCGGTGGTGTTATGGAAGCAGCGCTCAGAACTGTTGCTGAGGTATTAAGCGGACAGTCTATTGAGAATGTTGAATACGAACAAGTTAGAGGCGTAGAGGGTATTAAGGAAGCTTCTGTAAAGGTTGGAGATTTGACACTTAAGGCTGCTGTTGCTCATGGGCTTGGTAATGCAAGGAAGCTTCTTGATAAAATAAAAGCTGGAGAAGCAGATTATCACTTTGTTGAAATAATGGCTTGTCCAGGCGGATGTGTTAACGGCGGAGGTCAGCCTATACAGCCTTCAAATGTTAGAAGCTGGACTGATTTAAGAACTGAAAGAGCAAAAGCAATTTATGAAGAAGATAGGGAACTTCCGATTAGAAAGTCCCATGAAAATCCAAAGGTTAAGGCTCTTTACGAGGAGTATCTTGGAGAACCAGGTGGACATAAGTCACATGAACTCCTGCATACTCACTATGCGAAGAGAGATAATTATCCTGTTGAATAG
- a CDS encoding (deoxy)nucleoside triphosphate pyrophosphohydrolase gives MKEIDVVGAAIKNGSKVLAAQRSEIMKSPLKWEFVGGKVEKDETHQAALKRELREELGIDISVGDFIAKGSSIVEDKKINLYVYDAQILEGLPQKREHAQIIWVDIERIMDLDWAEADIPACEQLLRQLGN, from the coding sequence ATGAAGGAAATAGATGTGGTAGGGGCTGCAATTAAAAATGGCAGCAAAGTGCTTGCTGCTCAGCGGTCGGAAATAATGAAGTCGCCATTAAAATGGGAGTTTGTAGGTGGAAAAGTAGAAAAAGATGAAACTCACCAAGCAGCTCTAAAAAGGGAATTAAGGGAGGAACTGGGCATAGATATAAGTGTAGGGGATTTTATTGCAAAGGGCTCATCAATTGTAGAAGATAAGAAAATAAACCTATATGTTTATGATGCACAAATACTTGAAGGATTACCCCAGAAAAGAGAGCACGCCCAAATTATATGGGTTGATATAGAAAGAATAATGGATCTGGATTGGGCCGAGGCGGATATACCTGCATGTGAACAGCTGTTAAGACAGCTTGGGAACTAG
- a CDS encoding flavin reductase family protein yields MAKQQWKPTTILNPVPAVMVTCSDREDKPNIITVAWAGTINSKPPMVSISVRKERYSYNLIKERGQFAINLTTRRLAFAADFCGVKSGKDVDKFDALKLTPEKASKIEIPLIKESPVNIECVVKDIIELGSHDMFIAEIVAVDIDEKLLDKDGKLCMERAELICYSHGEYWTLDKSLGYFGYSVTKKSNLKRNIKDKAFKR; encoded by the coding sequence ATGGCAAAACAACAGTGGAAGCCTACAACTATATTGAATCCTGTTCCAGCGGTTATGGTAACCTGTTCAGACAGGGAGGATAAGCCCAATATAATTACTGTGGCGTGGGCGGGGACAATAAACTCAAAACCACCGATGGTTTCAATTTCAGTAAGAAAAGAACGTTATTCATATAACTTGATAAAAGAAAGAGGACAGTTTGCGATAAATCTTACAACAAGAAGACTTGCTTTTGCAGCTGATTTTTGCGGAGTTAAGTCAGGAAAGGATGTAGACAAGTTTGATGCCTTAAAGCTTACACCGGAAAAGGCATCAAAGATAGAAATTCCCTTAATTAAGGAGAGCCCTGTAAATATTGAATGTGTTGTGAAGGATATTATTGAGCTTGGATCCCATGATATGTTCATTGCTGAGATAGTTGCAGTAGATATTGATGAAAAGCTTTTGGATAAGGATGGTAAACTTTGTATGGAGAGAGCAGAGCTAATATGCTATTCACATGGAGAATACTGGACTTTAGATAAGTCATTAGGCTATTTTGGCTATTCGGTTACAAAAAAAAGCAACTTAAAAAGAAATATAAAAGATAAGGCTTTTAAAAGATAA
- the nuoE gene encoding NADH-quinone oxidoreductase subunit NuoE, giving the protein MSANNCCCCGGVDSRDQKLQEIISKYKDTRGALIPVLHEAQEVYGYLPIEVQKKISEGLNVPLAEVYGVVTFYTQFSLNPKGKYKISVCMGTACYVKGSGQILDKFKEKLGLEVGQCSEDGMFSLDACRCIGACGLAPVVMINDDVYGRLVPDDIEGIIKKYKE; this is encoded by the coding sequence ATGAGCGCAAACAATTGTTGCTGCTGCGGTGGAGTTGATTCAAGAGATCAGAAACTGCAGGAAATCATTTCGAAGTACAAGGATACACGTGGAGCATTAATTCCTGTATTGCATGAGGCACAGGAAGTATATGGGTATTTGCCTATTGAAGTTCAAAAGAAAATATCCGAAGGATTAAATGTTCCATTAGCTGAAGTTTATGGAGTTGTTACTTTTTACACACAATTTTCGTTAAATCCAAAGGGAAAGTACAAAATCTCAGTATGTATGGGTACTGCATGCTATGTTAAGGGATCAGGCCAAATATTGGACAAATTTAAAGAAAAACTTGGTCTCGAGGTTGGACAGTGTTCAGAAGATGGAATGTTTTCGCTGGACGCATGCAGATGTATTGGTGCATGTGGTTTGGCACCTGTAGTTATGATTAATGACGATGTATATGGCAGACTTGTACCTGATGATATAGAAGGTATTATTAAAAAGTATAAAGAATAA
- a CDS encoding AraC family transcriptional regulator yields the protein MYDYELEFFVYSKGSMIIEDKEYNISKGDVVFRKPGQFTQGIMPYSCYLICFDLLDNTKKEPETYDFTKEQEFQNNYCNPVLDGIPPVFKPSNFLKYQELFDGVLKEFINPGDYSGILLKSSVLRIIYEICSDIKNPFVNTENINSAHYMAVKRATEYIEVNFKQKITLEKLALIANLSPTYFHKVFTDTLGITPTEYVTKVRIDKAKELLVKTNLPVYEIAFECGYENIPYFSYTFKNRINLAPSEFRKRYSYFM from the coding sequence GTGTACGATTATGAGCTTGAGTTTTTTGTCTATAGTAAAGGCAGTATGATTATCGAAGATAAAGAGTATAACATCAGTAAAGGTGATGTTGTTTTTAGGAAACCAGGTCAATTTACACAGGGGATTATGCCTTATTCATGTTATCTCATATGTTTCGATCTTCTGGACAATACAAAGAAAGAGCCGGAAACATATGACTTTACTAAAGAACAGGAATTTCAAAACAATTATTGTAATCCCGTTCTTGATGGAATTCCTCCTGTATTTAAACCTTCAAATTTTCTTAAGTACCAAGAACTGTTTGATGGGGTTTTAAAAGAATTTATTAATCCGGGAGATTACTCAGGAATACTTCTAAAGTCTAGTGTGCTAAGGATTATATATGAGATATGTTCTGATATAAAAAATCCGTTTGTAAATACCGAAAACATTAATTCGGCACACTACATGGCTGTTAAAAGAGCTACGGAGTATATAGAAGTTAATTTTAAGCAAAAGATTACCCTTGAAAAGTTGGCTTTAATTGCAAATCTCAGTCCGACATATTTCCATAAAGTTTTTACTGATACCTTGGGTATAACCCCAACAGAATATGTAACAAAGGTAAGGATTGACAAGGCAAAGGAGCTACTGGTCAAGACAAACCTTCCGGTATATGAAATTGCATTTGAATGCGGATATGAAAATATTCCATACTTTAGCTATACATTTAAGAACAGGATTAATTTGGCACCTAGTGAATTTAGAAAGCGCTACAGTTATTTTATGTAG
- a CDS encoding ATP-binding protein: MRDLSLHLMDIVQNSISAKASRVCISITADSEKDLLVMKIVDNGEGIEESLLKDITSPFTTTRKTRKVGMGISLLKASSNMSGGDLAIYSKRFEGTTLEATFKISHIDRLPLGDIAETIVTLIIASPHIEFGLDISNKADCFEFDTAQVKEQLKEVPITQFEVLTWIREYINGGIKIIFGGVLNEILS, encoded by the coding sequence ATGAGAGATCTATCATTACATCTTATGGATATTGTGCAGAATTCTATTTCTGCGAAAGCAAGTAGGGTTTGCATTTCAATAACTGCAGACAGTGAAAAGGATCTCTTGGTTATGAAAATAGTCGACAATGGTGAAGGTATTGAAGAGAGTTTGTTAAAAGATATAACCAGTCCGTTTACTACTACAAGAAAGACAAGGAAAGTCGGCATGGGAATATCTCTACTGAAGGCTTCTTCCAATATGTCAGGCGGTGACCTTGCAATCTATTCAAAAAGATTCGAGGGTACTACATTGGAAGCAACTTTTAAGATATCTCACATTGATAGGCTGCCACTTGGCGATATAGCTGAGACAATAGTTACTTTAATAATTGCAAGCCCTCATATTGAATTTGGGCTGGATATTAGCAATAAAGCAGATTGTTTCGAGTTTGATACAGCCCAGGTAAAGGAGCAGCTTAAAGAAGTCCCGATTACGCAGTTTGAAGTATTAACTTGGATACGTGAATATATAAATGGTGGAATAAAGATTATTTTTGGAGGGGTGTTAAATGAAATCCTTAGCTGA
- a CDS encoding (2Fe-2S) ferredoxin domain-containing protein, whose product MKSLAELEEIRKKTLDQMSLRKSNDGMRVIVGMATCGIAAGARPVMSAFVEELNKRNITDVTVTMTGCIGVCRLEPVVEIIDKDGNKVTYVKMTPEKAARIVAEHIVNGRVCMDYTIGEVDK is encoded by the coding sequence ATGAAATCCTTAGCTGAATTGGAAGAAATCAGAAAGAAAACCCTTGATCAAATGAGTCTTAGAAAAAGCAATGATGGTATGAGGGTAATCGTTGGTATGGCAACTTGCGGTATAGCTGCTGGTGCCAGACCTGTAATGAGCGCATTCGTTGAAGAACTAAATAAAAGAAATATTACCGATGTAACTGTTACAATGACAGGTTGTATAGGTGTATGCAGACTTGAGCCTGTTGTCGAAATTATCGATAAAGATGGAAATAAAGTTACCTATGTGAAGATGACACCAGAAAAGGCAGCACGTATTGTTGCAGAACACATAGTTAACGGAAGAGTTTGTATGGATTATACAATTGGAGAGGTTGACAAATAG
- a CDS encoding diacylglycerol kinase catalytic domain-containing protein has translation MNRLTENKIVLIKRRTRLEELITRYNTIEQAKFYIEHLGSDFSDYIVEDETYRKAISEAYAQLELLGRVQIVDREYVPNYIFGDNDIVVVVGQDGLVANIMKYLTNQAIVGVNPDPARWDGVLLPFKVCDLKLVVNDVFNSRRQVKEVSIAKAALNDGQVIYAVNDLFIGQRTHVSSKYQLQFGERCEQQSSSGIIVSTGLGSTGWLKSILTGAANIVNGISDKKINIKRESRLQWDIDYLYFSVREPFPSRTSSTNIVFGKIDKNCPLKILSKMPENGVIFSDGIESDYIQFNSGIEATISVAEKKGHLVA, from the coding sequence ATGAACAGACTGACTGAAAATAAGATAGTGCTTATTAAAAGAAGAACGCGACTTGAAGAATTGATTACAAGGTATAATACTATAGAGCAGGCAAAGTTTTATATTGAACATCTGGGCAGTGATTTTTCAGATTATATTGTTGAAGATGAGACTTATAGGAAGGCAATATCTGAGGCATATGCGCAACTAGAGCTGCTTGGAAGAGTTCAGATTGTTGACAGGGAATACGTGCCAAACTATATATTCGGTGATAATGATATCGTAGTGGTGGTAGGTCAGGATGGACTTGTAGCAAATATAATGAAATACCTTACAAACCAGGCTATAGTTGGTGTGAATCCCGATCCTGCCAGATGGGATGGCGTGCTGCTTCCATTTAAGGTTTGTGATCTTAAGTTGGTTGTTAATGATGTTTTCAATTCGAGAAGACAGGTAAAAGAGGTATCTATAGCAAAGGCAGCATTAAATGATGGCCAGGTTATTTACGCAGTTAACGACTTATTTATTGGACAAAGGACGCATGTGTCATCTAAATATCAACTCCAATTTGGTGAACGGTGTGAACAGCAATCATCAAGTGGAATTATAGTATCAACAGGGCTCGGTTCAACCGGTTGGCTTAAAAGTATATTAACGGGTGCTGCTAATATAGTAAATGGCATTTCAGATAAGAAGATCAATATCAAAAGAGAAAGTAGACTACAATGGGATATAGATTATTTGTATTTTTCTGTACGTGAACCCTTTCCAAGCCGGACTTCAAGTACAAATATTGTATTTGGAAAGATAGACAAAAATTGTCCGTTGAAAATATTATCTAAAATGCCCGAAAATGGAGTGATATTTAGTGATGGCATTGAAAGTGATTATATTCAGTTTAATTCCGGTATAGAGGCAACGATTTCTGTTGCTGAAAAGAAAGGTCATTTAGTAGCATAA